The following proteins are encoded in a genomic region of Duffyella gerundensis:
- a CDS encoding DMT family transporter — translation MAGKFIVLKIIIAMIAFAANSVICRVALRGNHIDPVTFTDLRLLSGAVVLLPFFLLRKDGKGSLSLKNGFSLVVYAMCFAIAYIHLDTGAGALLLFGVVQLAMVIYGLFHGDRLSPGRAAGLLIASCGLLMLLLPGATAPMPGSALIMALAGLAWATYTLAGKKMPEATASTAGNFLIAASLALLVSPFISSGMHADGTGIVLAVMAGAVASAGAYVLWYSLLPHLDAVTASTVQLSVPCLAMLGGVLFTGESLSLKMVLSAGAVLSGIGIVIGFSRSESSGSSPAK, via the coding sequence TTGGCCGGAAAATTTATCGTACTGAAGATTATTATTGCCATGATTGCCTTTGCGGCCAACTCCGTCATTTGCCGCGTGGCGCTGCGTGGCAACCACATTGATCCGGTGACCTTTACCGATCTCAGACTGTTAAGCGGTGCTGTCGTTCTGCTGCCTTTTTTCCTGCTCCGGAAGGACGGAAAAGGCTCACTGTCCCTGAAAAATGGGTTCAGTCTCGTGGTATATGCCATGTGTTTTGCGATTGCTTATATTCATCTGGATACCGGTGCCGGTGCATTACTGCTGTTTGGTGTTGTCCAGCTGGCCATGGTTATTTACGGCCTTTTTCACGGAGACAGGCTTTCCCCGGGAAGAGCCGCAGGCCTTCTTATAGCGTCCTGCGGATTACTGATGCTGCTGTTACCCGGTGCCACAGCGCCGATGCCGGGCAGTGCGCTGATCATGGCGCTGGCAGGGCTTGCCTGGGCGACCTATACCCTTGCCGGCAAAAAAATGCCTGAAGCCACAGCGTCTACTGCCGGTAACTTCCTGATTGCCGCGTCCCTGGCGCTTCTTGTTTCTCCTTTTATCAGCAGCGGTATGCATGCTGACGGCACTGGCATTGTTCTGGCCGTAATGGCGGGTGCAGTTGCATCAGCCGGCGCCTACGTTCTCTGGTATTCACTTCTGCCGCATCTGGATGCCGTGACCGCGAGTACGGTTCAGCTGAGCGTACCCTGTCTCGCCATGCTCGGCGGCGTGTTATTTACCGGTGAATCACTGAGCCTGAAAATGGTTCTGTCTGCGGGGGCCGTGCTCAGCGGGATTGGTATAGTAATTGGTTTTTCGCGGTCCGAAAGCAGTGGCAGCAGCCCGGCAAAGTAA
- a CDS encoding MalY/PatB family protein, with amino-acid sequence MQYDFDGLIERSGTDSLTAEGWREYMFGDCQGDIPSEPPGGFINLWVADMAFSTPPEVLEAIRARLSQKIIGYTKAYHPGYLLSFENWCERHYGYRFPRESIVLSPGVIPALYRLVPLLTRQDESILILTPSYAPFKKAGEYSDRRVISCPLKSNSGYMTVDFDAMQNLVQDNTLRIKAFFLCNPHNPTGRVWHPHELRRMTEICLENDVWIISDEIHCDLTRIGISHTPAASLFPHSQKIITCMSSSKTFNLAGNLLANIMIPDPGVRTAWLRLHDEFVSPLSLAANIAAWSQCDEWLLQVKRYIDGNFLFLSEWLKKHLPRVRYSIPEGTYLAWIDLAPLSAQDEPKFTSHFFAEKAGVLVEDGSMFVGNGDNHIRLNLACPRAVLSEGLLRIYLALTAST; translated from the coding sequence ATGCAATACGATTTTGACGGGCTTATTGAACGATCGGGAACAGACAGTCTGACCGCCGAGGGCTGGCGTGAATATATGTTCGGCGACTGCCAGGGCGACATACCATCAGAGCCGCCCGGTGGCTTTATTAATCTGTGGGTAGCGGATATGGCGTTTTCCACGCCTCCGGAGGTACTGGAGGCTATCCGTGCGCGGCTCAGCCAGAAAATAATTGGTTATACTAAAGCTTACCACCCCGGGTATCTTCTGAGCTTTGAAAACTGGTGCGAAAGGCACTATGGCTATCGTTTTCCGCGCGAGAGTATTGTGCTGTCACCCGGGGTGATACCCGCGCTGTACCGGCTGGTTCCATTACTGACACGTCAGGATGAAAGTATCCTGATCCTCACACCCTCGTATGCCCCCTTTAAGAAAGCCGGGGAATACAGCGACCGTCGTGTGATCAGCTGCCCGCTGAAAAGCAATAGCGGGTATATGACGGTTGATTTTGATGCGATGCAGAATCTTGTGCAGGATAATACGTTGAGGATAAAAGCGTTTTTCCTGTGTAATCCGCATAATCCCACGGGGCGTGTCTGGCATCCTCATGAGCTTCGCAGGATGACCGAAATCTGTCTGGAAAACGACGTCTGGATCATTTCAGATGAAATTCACTGTGACCTGACGCGCATTGGCATTTCACACACGCCTGCGGCTTCCCTTTTTCCCCACAGTCAGAAAATCATTACCTGCATGTCTTCCAGCAAAACGTTTAACCTTGCAGGTAACCTGCTGGCCAACATCATGATCCCTGATCCTGGCGTCAGGACTGCCTGGCTTCGCCTGCACGATGAATTCGTTTCCCCGCTAAGCCTGGCGGCTAACATTGCGGCCTGGTCGCAGTGTGATGAGTGGCTGCTTCAGGTAAAACGCTATATTGACGGAAATTTTCTTTTCCTGAGTGAGTGGCTGAAAAAACATCTTCCCCGCGTCCGCTACAGCATTCCTGAAGGCACCTATCTTGCCTGGATTGACCTGGCGCCGCTTTCTGCTCAGGACGAACCGAAATTCACTTCCCACTTTTTTGCAGAAAAAGCGGGTGTTCTTGTAGAGGACGGATCCATGTTTGTCGGTAACGGTGATAACCACATACGGCTTAATCTTGCCTGCCCTCGCGCCGTTCTGAGCGAAGGGCTGCTTCGTATATATCTAGCATTAACCGCCTCAACCTGA
- the gorA gene encoding glutathione-disulfide reductase — MTNRHFDYLTIGGGSGGIASINRAAMYGQKCALIEAKELGGTCVNVGCVPKKIMWHAAQIAEAIHLYGPDYGFDTTVNRFDWATLVKNRSAYIDRIHTSYKNVLGKNNVEVIKGFARFVDAHSVEVNGEIITADHILIATGGRPSHPSIPGAEYGIDSDGFFELDALPKRTAVVGAGYIAVELAGVVNALGSETHLFVRKQAPLRSFDPLLTETLVEVMNSEGPALHTESIPKAVIKNSDGSLTLQLENGSDCTVDCLVWAIGREPANDHLNIEAAGVALDDRGYIKVDKFQNTSVSGIYAVGDNTGAVELTPVAVAAGRRLSERLFNNKPDEHLDYSNVPTVVFSHPPIGTVGLTEPQAREQYGDDQVKVYQSSFTAMYTAVTQHRQPCRMKLVCMGADEKIVGIHGIGFGMDEILQGFAVALKMGATKKDFDNTVAIHPTAAEEFVTMR, encoded by the coding sequence ATGACAAACCGACACTTCGATTATCTCACCATCGGCGGCGGCAGCGGCGGTATCGCCTCGATAAACCGTGCGGCTATGTATGGCCAGAAATGCGCCCTGATTGAAGCGAAAGAACTGGGAGGCACCTGCGTGAACGTGGGTTGCGTACCGAAAAAAATCATGTGGCACGCCGCGCAAATCGCCGAAGCTATCCATCTCTACGGACCGGATTATGGCTTCGACACCACAGTGAATCGCTTCGACTGGGCCACGCTTGTAAAAAACCGCAGCGCCTATATCGACCGTATCCACACTTCGTATAAAAACGTGCTGGGTAAAAACAATGTTGAAGTGATCAAAGGATTCGCCCGTTTCGTTGATGCGCACAGCGTTGAAGTCAACGGTGAGATCATCACGGCGGATCATATTCTGATTGCCACCGGCGGTCGCCCCAGCCATCCGTCGATACCGGGCGCAGAGTACGGCATTGATTCCGACGGTTTCTTTGAGCTGGATGCGCTGCCGAAGCGCACCGCAGTTGTTGGCGCGGGCTATATCGCGGTTGAGCTGGCGGGCGTTGTGAATGCGCTGGGTTCAGAAACTCACCTGTTCGTGCGTAAGCAGGCGCCGCTGCGCAGCTTCGATCCGCTACTCACCGAGACGCTGGTCGAAGTGATGAACAGCGAAGGTCCGGCGTTGCACACCGAATCCATTCCAAAAGCGGTGATTAAAAACAGTGATGGCAGCCTGACGCTGCAGCTGGAAAATGGCAGTGACTGTACCGTGGACTGCCTGGTCTGGGCGATTGGCCGTGAGCCCGCCAACGATCACCTCAACATTGAAGCCGCAGGCGTGGCACTCGACGACAGGGGCTATATCAAAGTCGATAAATTCCAGAACACCAGTGTGTCAGGCATCTATGCCGTGGGCGACAACACCGGTGCGGTTGAACTGACGCCGGTTGCGGTTGCCGCAGGCCGTCGTCTCTCTGAGCGTCTGTTTAACAACAAGCCGGACGAGCATCTGGATTACAGCAATGTGCCGACCGTGGTGTTCAGCCATCCGCCGATTGGCACCGTGGGGCTGACCGAACCGCAGGCGCGCGAACAGTATGGCGACGATCAGGTGAAGGTCTACCAATCGTCGTTCACTGCCATGTACACCGCGGTCACTCAGCATCGTCAGCCGTGCCGTATGAAGCTGGTCTGTATGGGTGCCGATGAGAAGATTGTCGGCATTCACGGTATCGGATTTGGTATGGATGAGATTCTGCAGGGCTTTGCCGTGGCGCTGAAAATGGGTGCCACCAAAAAAGACTTCGATAACACCGTAGCGATCCACCCGACGGCTGCAGAAGAGTTTGTGACGATGCGCTGA
- a CDS encoding OsmC family protein, whose product MSHSAKPQASADAISNVREAVRAEPGLGNMSFQVKARSHGGLAVRVETGSSFQNGKEDRSRVGKFSNIGDEPPGLLGADTGMSPTEYILQALAGCYTATLTLMAAEKGVDLESIELDLYFDIDMKGFLGLDKNARKGAKGIRVDVRLESNTASREQLEELVSLLPEASPIHDTLANPVPIETRLV is encoded by the coding sequence ATGTCGCATTCAGCAAAACCTCAGGCTTCCGCTGACGCCATCAGTAATGTTCGTGAGGCCGTTCGCGCAGAGCCTGGCCTTGGTAACATGTCATTCCAGGTAAAAGCGCGTTCACACGGCGGTCTGGCCGTACGTGTGGAAACCGGATCGTCATTTCAGAATGGCAAAGAAGACCGTAGCCGCGTAGGCAAATTCTCGAATATCGGGGACGAACCACCTGGGCTGCTTGGTGCCGACACCGGCATGAGCCCCACCGAATATATTCTGCAGGCGCTGGCCGGGTGTTATACCGCTACTCTGACCCTGATGGCTGCTGAAAAAGGTGTAGATCTGGAAAGTATCGAGCTGGATCTCTATTTCGATATTGATATGAAAGGTTTCCTGGGACTGGATAAAAACGCCCGTAAAGGGGCTAAAGGTATCCGCGTAGACGTACGTCTTGAAAGTAATACGGCGAGCCGTGAACAGCTGGAAGAGCTGGTCAGCCTGCTTCCTGAGGCATCACCTATTCATGACACGCTGGCTAACCCGGTGCCGATTGAGACACGTCTCGTATAA
- a CDS encoding xylulokinase, whose protein sequence is MLRSLESGDVIAQARKPHPPTTPPCSEQDPQAWWDALTSALDELKAWQPRIAGLAVGGQGHGLVMLDKDDRALRPAKLWNDTESATQAHELCRKVDPEEWARLTGSVPGPAMTISKLAWTEHHCPGLLEKCHRIMLPFDYLVYRLSGSFVCERGGASGTGYFNPFTNSWEPELAAVVNNRIDWLSLWPAIIPSHQPAGVVKLIPGLEDLAGAVVGVGTGDNMSAALGMNLKSGDTGISIGTSGTLYGITPTGIADSTGIINGYADAADRFIPMITTLNSAKVTDTFRTLLGVTTDEFDALALSSPAGANGLQLVPWLDGERTPNLPDATGHMRGLRTTTTREDMARAAVEGVLCGLLAGGLILKQHGFSDDGHIVVTGGGAKSSAYRQILADLTGKPVWVSPVEETAAAGAAIQAAAAVLGCTNAEMAERWCRPFVKVADPREDARHVLNAYVNYANALSGELQ, encoded by the coding sequence ATGCTGCGCAGCCTTGAAAGTGGCGACGTGATTGCTCAGGCCCGTAAGCCGCATCCGCCGACGACGCCCCCCTGCAGTGAGCAGGATCCGCAGGCCTGGTGGGACGCGTTAACTTCGGCTCTGGATGAGCTCAAAGCATGGCAGCCCCGTATTGCAGGGCTTGCTGTCGGTGGGCAGGGTCACGGTCTGGTCATGCTTGATAAAGATGACCGGGCACTGCGTCCAGCCAAGCTCTGGAATGACACTGAGTCTGCTACCCAGGCACACGAGTTGTGCCGGAAAGTTGACCCTGAAGAGTGGGCTCGCCTTACAGGATCGGTGCCCGGACCGGCGATGACCATTTCAAAACTGGCGTGGACCGAACATCACTGCCCCGGCCTGCTTGAAAAGTGCCATCGCATTATGCTGCCGTTTGACTATCTGGTTTATCGCCTCAGCGGCAGTTTTGTGTGCGAGCGTGGCGGTGCATCCGGGACCGGCTACTTCAACCCTTTCACCAATAGCTGGGAGCCTGAGCTCGCTGCTGTGGTAAACAACCGAATTGACTGGCTCTCCCTCTGGCCTGCCATCATTCCCTCGCATCAGCCTGCCGGCGTGGTGAAGCTGATCCCAGGTCTGGAAGACCTTGCCGGTGCCGTTGTAGGCGTAGGAACTGGCGATAATATGTCTGCTGCGCTGGGAATGAACCTGAAATCCGGTGATACCGGCATATCGATCGGCACGAGCGGTACGCTGTACGGCATAACCCCGACGGGAATAGCCGACAGCACCGGGATTATCAACGGCTATGCAGATGCTGCCGATCGCTTCATTCCCATGATTACCACGCTGAATTCCGCGAAGGTAACCGATACATTCCGCACCCTGCTGGGTGTTACCACTGACGAATTCGATGCACTCGCACTGAGTTCACCTGCCGGCGCCAACGGTCTGCAGCTTGTCCCATGGCTGGATGGCGAGCGCACGCCTAACCTTCCCGACGCTACGGGGCACATGCGCGGGTTACGCACCACCACAACCAGAGAAGATATGGCCCGCGCTGCCGTGGAAGGCGTGCTGTGCGGCCTGCTGGCAGGCGGACTGATCCTGAAACAGCATGGCTTCAGTGATGACGGGCACATCGTTGTCACCGGCGGCGGGGCGAAGTCAAGTGCCTACCGCCAGATCCTTGCTGACCTGACTGGCAAACCGGTCTGGGTTTCTCCGGTGGAAGAAACAGCCGCCGCCGGGGCAGCCATTCAGGCAGCCGCTGCTGTACTGGGATGTACGAATGCTGAAATGGCCGAACGCTGGTGCAGGCCATTTGTGAAAGTCGCCGATCCCCGTGAGGATGCGCGCCATGTTCTGAACGCTTACGTTAACTATGCCAATGCTTTATCAGGAGAGCTGCAATGA
- a CDS encoding ABC transporter permease — MSSMSTPAKIKPPRQPLKVPAEAGIAVVFLLVMLGGFIATPNFLTVSNMMVLLLNGAVIGFLCLGQSFVLLTGGIDLSCGSIVAMTCVVAALLMEKFGIPWQLAVPMVLAVGALSGLVNGLIIERTGVPPFIVTFAMMGVAASIPQIITGAESIRVTQIGYSLIGQSKPLGIPFPVIALLLAIIIGVIFLRRTITGTHIYAVGGNADAARLSGISIPRITLLVYAISGLCSACGGLIYGSRLMTGYPTAGRGDELFFSIAGAVVGGVSLFGGTGSLIGAMIGAMLIAAISNLMNVLNVSAYWQPLVIGLIILFGVTFDTLRTSRKIVIPWLKVRKPRKTQQ; from the coding sequence ATGAGTTCAATGAGCACACCCGCTAAAATTAAACCCCCAAGGCAGCCACTTAAAGTGCCTGCTGAAGCGGGGATCGCCGTGGTTTTTTTACTGGTTATGCTGGGCGGCTTTATCGCCACGCCTAATTTTCTGACCGTATCCAACATGATGGTTTTACTTCTTAACGGCGCGGTCATCGGTTTCCTGTGTCTGGGGCAGTCTTTTGTTCTGCTGACAGGCGGGATTGACCTTTCCTGTGGCTCAATTGTGGCCATGACCTGCGTAGTCGCGGCGCTGCTGATGGAAAAATTTGGCATTCCCTGGCAGCTTGCCGTACCCATGGTTCTGGCGGTGGGGGCCCTGAGCGGTCTGGTTAATGGGCTGATCATCGAACGTACCGGCGTTCCACCTTTCATTGTGACGTTTGCAATGATGGGCGTGGCGGCATCCATTCCGCAGATTATCACCGGAGCCGAGTCGATCCGCGTGACGCAAATCGGTTACAGCCTTATCGGTCAGTCAAAACCCCTGGGTATTCCGTTTCCGGTGATAGCCCTGCTGCTGGCCATTATTATTGGCGTCATCTTCCTGCGGCGGACCATCACCGGTACCCATATTTATGCGGTCGGCGGCAACGCAGATGCCGCGCGCCTGTCAGGGATCAGCATTCCGCGTATAACCCTGCTGGTCTATGCCATCTCCGGACTCTGCTCGGCATGCGGCGGACTGATTTACGGCTCGCGCCTGATGACCGGATATCCGACGGCGGGCCGTGGTGACGAGCTGTTTTTCTCAATCGCGGGTGCGGTAGTGGGCGGCGTCAGCTTGTTTGGCGGCACCGGCAGTCTTATCGGCGCGATGATTGGGGCAATGCTGATTGCCGCCATATCCAATCTGATGAACGTACTGAACGTCAGCGCGTACTGGCAGCCGCTGGTTATCGGACTGATCATCCTGTTTGGCGTGACGTTCGATACTCTGCGCACGTCCAGAAAAATCGTGATCCCCTGGTTAAAAGTCAGGAAACCACGAAAAACACAACAATAA
- a CDS encoding substrate-binding domain-containing protein — protein sequence MKLRTTLTATATIVALACLLAGCNRDDAESTAGAGKKTLGVTLPNLTNPYYVAMKKSFEDNAAAQGMNVKISISDNDDAKQLSQVQNFIEQKVDAVAVNCVSSGPCVSIISQLNQAKIPAFAINILPDTAGLKQQNVTLVQGVQTDQREGGRLIGQQLLKDIGENSPATVGIVGEPTSIAANARDEGFKAAVASNKNIKFVALVNGKVEETTSLKVTTEMLQGRPEIDVVYSDTEPSALGSLAAIRQLGVSDKVKLYAFVDKEGVKAVQDNSILKAGAIQEPVKLAQILVENVRKSLGGEQVPAMINNPPLLVTKDNAASVMGSAY from the coding sequence ATGAAACTGCGTACGACTCTCACTGCAACAGCTACGATCGTTGCGCTGGCCTGCCTGCTTGCCGGCTGTAACCGGGATGATGCGGAAAGCACCGCAGGCGCTGGCAAAAAAACACTCGGTGTAACGCTTCCGAACCTGACCAACCCCTATTATGTGGCCATGAAAAAAAGCTTTGAGGATAATGCTGCTGCTCAGGGGATGAACGTCAAAATCTCGATTTCTGATAATGACGATGCCAAACAGCTGTCGCAGGTGCAGAACTTCATCGAGCAGAAAGTGGATGCGGTTGCGGTGAACTGCGTTTCGTCCGGGCCATGCGTTTCAATTATCAGTCAGCTCAATCAGGCAAAAATCCCGGCATTTGCTATCAACATCCTCCCTGATACAGCGGGGCTCAAACAACAGAACGTCACCCTTGTGCAGGGGGTTCAGACCGATCAGCGGGAAGGCGGCAGGCTCATTGGGCAGCAGCTGCTGAAGGACATCGGTGAAAACAGCCCGGCAACGGTCGGGATAGTGGGAGAACCGACCTCAATAGCCGCAAACGCCCGTGATGAGGGGTTCAAAGCCGCCGTCGCGTCCAATAAAAATATTAAGTTTGTTGCGCTGGTTAACGGAAAGGTGGAAGAAACCACGTCTCTGAAAGTGACCACTGAAATGCTGCAGGGCAGGCCGGAGATTGACGTGGTGTATTCAGACACCGAACCTTCCGCACTGGGTTCACTGGCAGCCATCAGGCAGCTGGGCGTCAGTGACAAAGTGAAATTATATGCTTTTGTAGATAAAGAAGGCGTTAAAGCCGTTCAGGACAACAGCATACTCAAAGCCGGTGCGATTCAGGAACCCGTTAAGCTTGCTCAGATACTGGTTGAAAACGTCCGGAAAAGCCTGGGCGGTGAACAGGTCCCGGCCATGATCAATAATCCACCGCTGCTGGTCACTAAAGACAACGCGGCCTCCGTTATGGGTTCAGCGTACTGA
- a CDS encoding ATP-binding cassette domain-containing protein: MNYVAKQIKIGFSGVQVLHGVDFSVKPGEIHALLGHNGAGKSTLLKILAGVNMPDNGELMIGATPVRLASPRDALSHGIACVYQELRLIPGMSVWQNLFLGRERRKRNGFTDDVSMIAHTEKVLSDYHLDFSATDLVRDLSHPDKQMLEVVSNLDRDARFLFLDEPTTALEGAQADALLQAVQRIAREKQIGVVLVSHKLDEVLGVCDEATVMCGGRVIYNEGKKR, encoded by the coding sequence ATGAATTATGTGGCGAAGCAGATAAAAATCGGTTTTTCAGGCGTGCAGGTCCTTCATGGTGTGGATTTCAGCGTAAAACCTGGTGAAATTCACGCCCTTCTCGGCCATAACGGCGCGGGTAAATCAACGCTGCTGAAAATACTGGCTGGCGTCAATATGCCGGATAACGGGGAGCTGATGATTGGTGCTACACCGGTGCGCCTTGCATCGCCACGTGATGCGCTCAGCCACGGTATTGCCTGTGTCTACCAGGAACTCCGGCTTATTCCCGGTATGAGCGTATGGCAGAACCTTTTCCTCGGGCGTGAGCGCCGCAAGCGCAACGGTTTTACCGATGATGTCAGCATGATTGCACATACTGAGAAAGTGCTGAGTGATTACCACCTGGATTTCAGCGCGACCGATCTTGTCAGGGACCTCTCTCATCCGGACAAGCAGATGCTGGAAGTGGTCTCTAATCTCGATCGTGACGCACGTTTTCTTTTTCTCGATGAACCGACGACGGCGCTGGAGGGTGCGCAGGCAGACGCGCTGCTGCAGGCCGTACAGCGCATTGCGCGCGAGAAACAGATTGGCGTGGTGCTGGTATCGCATAAGCTGGACGAGGTGCTAGGCGTCTGCGATGAGGCTACCGTGATGTGCGGCGGCCGCGTGATTTATAACGAAGGTAAAAAACGCTGA
- a CDS encoding ATP-binding cassette domain-containing protein has product MGDANAYQAPSNSRGLIRGALGKPWLSVSNLHTDRLKGVNLEAYRGEILGVYGLAGAGRTRLCQTLFGLETVTGGEIRVGHREYHPSSPVKAISRGIAYLTEERKKDGFIPQMSSYANATLPVLKKFRSGGFVSHGAARQAASELLGKMNTRGSLDGPIKALSGGNQQKVLLARVIAQNADLVLLDEPTKGVDIGAKADIYRIIHQLADKGCCVIVVSSEEEELLDVADNITVFRHGKCDGVIVPAKELKPADLRKAAWEHAEP; this is encoded by the coding sequence GTGGGCGACGCAAATGCTTATCAGGCTCCCTCAAACAGCCGCGGCCTGATCCGGGGGGCACTGGGTAAACCCTGGCTGTCGGTGAGTAACCTGCATACGGATCGCCTTAAAGGTGTGAACCTTGAAGCGTACCGCGGGGAGATTCTTGGAGTCTATGGACTGGCCGGTGCAGGCCGTACGCGCCTGTGCCAGACGCTGTTTGGACTGGAAACCGTCACCGGTGGTGAAATCCGGGTGGGACACAGGGAATATCATCCCTCATCACCTGTAAAGGCCATTTCCCGTGGCATTGCCTACCTGACCGAGGAGCGTAAAAAGGACGGGTTTATTCCCCAGATGTCGAGCTATGCTAACGCGACGCTGCCGGTTCTGAAAAAATTCCGCTCCGGTGGTTTTGTGAGTCACGGCGCGGCGCGGCAGGCTGCCTCAGAACTGCTGGGCAAAATGAATACGCGGGGATCGCTGGATGGACCGATTAAGGCCCTCTCTGGCGGGAATCAGCAAAAGGTACTGCTGGCCCGGGTTATTGCGCAAAACGCGGACCTGGTGTTGCTGGATGAACCAACTAAAGGTGTCGATATTGGTGCGAAAGCGGACATCTACCGCATCATCCATCAGCTGGCGGATAAAGGCTGCTGCGTTATCGTGGTATCGAGCGAGGAAGAGGAACTGCTGGACGTCGCGGACAACATCACGGTATTCCGCCACGGTAAATGTGATGGGGTGATTGTCCCGGCAAAGGAGCTTAAACCTGCAGACCTGCGCAAAGCTGCATGGGAACACGCTGAACCTTAA
- a CDS encoding DUF3892 domain-containing protein: MADFYISGIRRDSTGQHIQYVKIIKAGKGNKDVSINSRQFVAELIKAGKATFKTITFVNGQWVYGANVHVIDDIYLTTDPNSTTRDNLGNLPVF, from the coding sequence ATGGCAGACTTTTATATCTCGGGTATACGCAGGGACAGTACAGGGCAGCACATTCAGTACGTTAAAATCATCAAAGCTGGCAAGGGAAATAAAGACGTCTCCATCAACTCGCGACAGTTTGTTGCCGAGCTGATAAAGGCCGGTAAGGCGACGTTTAAGACGATCACATTTGTTAACGGGCAGTGGGTTTATGGCGCGAATGTTCACGTCATAGACGATATTTACCTTACGACTGATCCGAATAGTACGACACGCGATAATCTCGGCAACCTGCCGGTCTTTTAA
- the hxlB gene encoding 6-phospho-3-hexuloisomerase, whose protein sequence is MSVQEYTRSILSELEQNAQKIDEDQAMQLIARIRSAGHIFLQGAGRSGVAIRGFANRLMHLGFSVSVVGDISSPRARPGDLLIIGSGSGETGSLKSLAQKAAESGVGVALVTMKKDSSIARLAGSILVLPGAVTKENDHNLVPFSQPMGSAFEQLCFITYDAIVLELMAQLGETSKTMAARHADLE, encoded by the coding sequence ATGAGCGTACAGGAATACACACGAAGCATCCTCAGTGAATTAGAGCAAAATGCGCAGAAAATTGATGAGGATCAGGCGATGCAGCTGATTGCCCGGATCCGCAGTGCGGGACACATTTTTCTGCAGGGAGCCGGACGCAGCGGAGTTGCAATCAGGGGGTTTGCTAACCGGTTAATGCATCTGGGATTCTCCGTGAGCGTGGTGGGAGACATTTCGTCTCCACGTGCCCGTCCGGGTGACCTGTTGATTATTGGTTCCGGCAGTGGCGAAACCGGCAGCCTTAAAAGCCTCGCGCAAAAGGCTGCTGAAAGTGGCGTCGGTGTGGCGCTGGTGACCATGAAGAAAGACTCGTCAATTGCCAGACTGGCCGGCAGCATACTGGTTTTACCTGGTGCAGTGACAAAGGAAAACGATCACAATCTGGTACCGTTTTCCCAGCCGATGGGCTCTGCATTTGAGCAGCTCTGTTTCATAACTTACGATGCCATTGTGCTTGAGCTGATGGCTCAGCTGGGAGAAACCAGCAAAACCATGGCTGCACGGCACGCTGACCTTGAATGA
- a CDS encoding SDR family NAD(P)-dependent oxidoreductase, with protein MGNFAGKVVFITGGAHGIGKGIAKQFADRGAHTVIADYNEANGIRTAEELTSGDVKSLFIRTDVSDPKALVDARNKVFAAYGRIDVLVLNAGVAFANRVSDISFEEWNKTLSINLTGLFNTVKAFYDDFLTNQGSIVYISSGSALSGTGGGVSYPASKAGGEGLIRGLAKELGPRGVNVNAIAPRLIDTGEMMRVNYPTQADLDAVLEKIPVRRLGTIDDVANLAIFLADKSNSYIQGQTILMDGGRTIA; from the coding sequence ATGGGTAATTTTGCAGGAAAGGTTGTGTTTATCACCGGCGGTGCGCACGGTATCGGAAAAGGGATTGCAAAACAGTTCGCGGATCGTGGTGCCCATACCGTCATCGCTGATTACAATGAAGCCAACGGTATCAGAACCGCTGAAGAACTGACGTCCGGCGATGTAAAATCACTTTTCATCAGAACGGATGTATCTGACCCGAAGGCTCTGGTCGATGCGCGTAATAAGGTTTTTGCAGCGTATGGCCGCATCGACGTTCTGGTGCTGAATGCAGGTGTAGCCTTCGCTAACAGGGTCAGTGATATCTCTTTTGAGGAGTGGAATAAGACCCTCTCCATCAATCTGACCGGCTTGTTCAATACCGTTAAGGCTTTTTACGATGATTTTCTCACCAATCAGGGATCAATTGTATACATTTCTTCCGGTTCAGCGCTGTCAGGAACCGGCGGCGGCGTGAGCTATCCGGCGAGCAAAGCAGGCGGGGAGGGGCTTATCCGCGGCCTGGCAAAAGAGCTGGGACCGAGAGGCGTTAACGTTAACGCTATTGCACCCCGCCTGATTGATACCGGCGAAATGATGCGTGTTAACTATCCGACGCAGGCCGATCTGGATGCAGTGCTGGAAAAAATTCCGGTCCGCCGCCTGGGCACCATTGATGACGTGGCAAACCTGGCCATTTTTCTCGCTGATAAATCAAACTCCTACATCCAGGGACAGACCATCCTTATGGATGGCGGCCGTACCATTGCCTGA